One Nitrospirota bacterium genomic region harbors:
- the carA gene encoding glutamine-hydrolyzing carbamoyl-phosphate synthase small subunit encodes MKTLLVLADGTVFEGKSFGAEGETIGEVVFNTSMTGYQEILTDPSYKGQIVTMTYTQMGNYGVNEEDIESVGGIKAEGFIVKEACEYPSNWRSSSSLTEYMKRSNIVGIQAIDTRALTRHLRNHGAQMGIISTDSADPLALLEKVKAHPGISAFDYVKEVSTKKIYDWKEGCWKWACSAVSNQQSAVSSSLAQQKKMVVYDFGIKMNILRNLADAGFNITVVPAQTPAEAVFEMKPDAVLLSNGPGDPERITYGIENARKLIGKLPVFGICLGHQILGLALGGRTYKLKFGHHGGNHPVKDLATGKVEITSQNHNYCVDISSLKGKVELTHRNLFDGSEEGMRHVELPVFSVQHHPEAGPGPNDSTHIFTQFRQMIEKGAA; translated from the coding sequence GTGAAAACGCTGCTCGTCCTTGCGGACGGCACAGTCTTCGAAGGGAAAAGCTTTGGCGCAGAAGGTGAGACGATCGGCGAGGTGGTCTTCAATACCTCAATGACCGGGTATCAGGAGATCCTGACTGATCCTTCATACAAGGGACAGATCGTCACCATGACCTATACGCAGATGGGCAACTATGGAGTCAATGAAGAGGATATCGAATCTGTTGGAGGCATCAAGGCAGAAGGCTTTATCGTAAAAGAGGCCTGCGAGTACCCCTCGAACTGGCGGTCATCATCAAGTCTGACCGAATACATGAAAAGATCCAATATCGTCGGCATACAGGCCATTGACACCAGGGCGCTCACGCGTCATTTGCGGAACCATGGGGCCCAGATGGGCATTATCTCTACAGACAGCGCAGACCCGCTTGCGCTTCTGGAGAAGGTTAAGGCCCATCCCGGCATCTCTGCCTTTGACTATGTGAAAGAGGTCTCCACAAAAAAGATCTATGACTGGAAAGAAGGCTGCTGGAAATGGGCATGTTCAGCGGTCAGCAATCAGCAGTCAGCAGTCAGCAGCAGTCTCGCACAGCAGAAAAAAATGGTCGTTTACGACTTCGGCATAAAGATGAACATTCTGAGGAATCTTGCTGATGCAGGGTTCAATATTACGGTTGTGCCTGCCCAGACACCGGCTGAAGCTGTGTTCGAAATGAAGCCTGATGCAGTGCTTCTGAGCAACGGTCCGGGCGATCCCGAGCGTATAACATACGGCATTGAAAACGCCCGGAAGCTCATCGGAAAACTGCCGGTCTTCGGCATCTGCCTCGGCCACCAGATCCTCGGCCTTGCCCTGGGCGGCAGGACCTATAAATTAAAATTCGGCCATCACGGCGGCAACCATCCGGTCAAGGACCTTGCAACAGGGAAGGTCGAAATAACCTCGCAGAACCATAACTACTGCGTTGACATCAGCAGCCTCAAGGGCAAGGTCGAATTGACGCACCGGAATCTGTTCGACGGGTCTGAGGAGGGCATGCGTCATGTTGAACTCCCG